A stretch of Ipomoea triloba cultivar NCNSP0323 chromosome 11, ASM357664v1 DNA encodes these proteins:
- the LOC115996725 gene encoding serine carboxypeptidase-like 18 isoform X2, with protein MHFQRDAVVFLVVVVLLSSHNHAVEAARGLPVEFLPGFDGPLPFQLQTGYIGVGQNEEIQLFYYFIKSDSNPQEDPLILWITGGRTCSALRTICQQIGPLLVEPVKYNGSLPRLQPFPYSWTKWLIDYPEFLSNPFYVGGHSYAGTTVPIITEMISNGIESGVKPLIQLQGYILGSPKTFPNQSNYNIPFAHGMGLITDQLYESIKENCQGDYTNTNSTSLHCQRDLQTYQQLIESINNKHILEPICLSGSDSTMASLIMLPGQKSLYHDLYTKLKTDPFLVSGLQCRDEWSKLSEYWANDYHVQMALHVRQGTKEKWQLCDESLPYNSIIYNTIPYHVNLSKKGYRSLIYSGDHEMIYPHLSTEAWIKSLNYSIIDDWRSWMVEGQVAGYTMAFANKMTFVTVKGGGHVAPDYRPFESQVMFERWISYENL; from the exons atgcattttcAGCGTGATGCTGTCGTCTTCCTTGTGGTTGTGGTGTTGTTGAGCAGCCATAACCATGCAGTTGAAGCAGCTCGTGGATTGCCTGTAGAGTTTCTCCCAGGCTTTGATGGCCCTCTTCCCTTTCAACTCCAAACTGG GTACATTGGAGTTGGACAAAATGAAGAAATACAACTTTTCTATTATTTCATAAAGTCGGATTCAAATCCCCAAGAAGACCCTCTCATACTTTGGATTACTGGAGGCAGAACATGCTCAGCATTGCGTACAATCTGTCAACAAATTg GGCCATTGCTTGTAGAACCAGTGAAGTATAATGGGAGTTTGCCCAGGCTGCAACCATTTCCCTATTCATGGACAAAG TGGCTAATTGATTATCCGGAATTCCTCTCAAATCCTTTTTATGTTGGCGGACACTCATATGCTGGCACTACAGTTCCAATTATTACTGAAATGATATCAAATG GAATTGAAAGCGGAGTTAAGCCATTGATTCAACTTCAG GGATACATACTTGGTAGTCCAAAAACTTTTCCAAATCAATCTAACTATAATATTCCATTTGCTCATGGAATGGGGCTCATTACCGACCAACTATATGAG TCAATCAAAGAAAATTGCCAAGGAGATTATACGAATACCAATTCAACTAGTTTACATTGTCAACGAGATCTTCAAACTTATCAGCAG TTGATTGAGagtataaataacaaacatatTTTGGAGCCTATTTGTTTGTCTGGTTCTGATTCTACAATGGCATCTCTAATTATGTTGCCTGGACAAAAGTCTCTTTATCATGACTTGTACACAAAACTGAAGACTGATCCATTTTTGGTTTCTGGATTGCAATGTCGA GATGAATGGAGCAAACTTTCTGAGTATTGGGCCAACGATTATCATGTTCAAATGGCCCTTCATGTTCGACAG GGGACTAAAGAAAAGTGGCAACTTTGCGATGAAAGTTTACCATACAACTCGATAATCTATAACACCATACCATATCATGTGAACCTTAGCAAAAAAGGGTATAGATCTCTTATCTACAG TGGCGATCATGAAATGATCTACCCACATCTTTCAACTGAAGCGTGGATAAAATCGCTAAATTATTCCATTATTGATGATTGGAGGTCATGGATGGTTGAAGGTCAAGTTGCAGG GTATACCATGGCATTTGCTAATAAGATGACATTCGTGACTGTCAAG GGAGGAGGTCATGTTGCACCTGACTATCGTCCTTTTGAATCTCAAGTTATGTTCGAGCGATGGATATCTTAtgaaaatctttaa
- the LOC115996725 gene encoding serine carboxypeptidase-like 10 isoform X1 encodes MHFQRDAVVFLVVVVLLSSHNHAVEAARGLPVEFLPGFDGPLPFQLQTGYIGVGQNEEIQLFYYFIKSDSNPQEDPLILWITGGRTCSALRTICQQIGPLLVEPVKYNGSLPRLQPFPYSWTKVASIIFLDLPAGAGFSYATKFLENNDLLAASYAYEFLQKWLIDYPEFLSNPFYVGGHSYAGTTVPIITEMISNGIESGVKPLIQLQGYILGSPKTFPNQSNYNIPFAHGMGLITDQLYESIKENCQGDYTNTNSTSLHCQRDLQTYQQLIESINNKHILEPICLSGSDSTMASLIMLPGQKSLYHDLYTKLKTDPFLVSGLQCRDEWSKLSEYWANDYHVQMALHVRQGTKEKWQLCDESLPYNSIIYNTIPYHVNLSKKGYRSLIYSGDHEMIYPHLSTEAWIKSLNYSIIDDWRSWMVEGQVAGYTMAFANKMTFVTVKGGGHVAPDYRPFESQVMFERWISYENL; translated from the exons atgcattttcAGCGTGATGCTGTCGTCTTCCTTGTGGTTGTGGTGTTGTTGAGCAGCCATAACCATGCAGTTGAAGCAGCTCGTGGATTGCCTGTAGAGTTTCTCCCAGGCTTTGATGGCCCTCTTCCCTTTCAACTCCAAACTGG GTACATTGGAGTTGGACAAAATGAAGAAATACAACTTTTCTATTATTTCATAAAGTCGGATTCAAATCCCCAAGAAGACCCTCTCATACTTTGGATTACTGGAGGCAGAACATGCTCAGCATTGCGTACAATCTGTCAACAAATTg GGCCATTGCTTGTAGAACCAGTGAAGTATAATGGGAGTTTGCCCAGGCTGCAACCATTTCCCTATTCATGGACAAAG GTTGCTAGCATTATTTTCTTGGATTTGCCAGCTGGAGCTGGATTTTCATATGCTACAAAGTTTCTTGAAAATAATGATTTGTTGGCAGCTAGCTATGCATATGAATTTCTTCAAAAG TGGCTAATTGATTATCCGGAATTCCTCTCAAATCCTTTTTATGTTGGCGGACACTCATATGCTGGCACTACAGTTCCAATTATTACTGAAATGATATCAAATG GAATTGAAAGCGGAGTTAAGCCATTGATTCAACTTCAG GGATACATACTTGGTAGTCCAAAAACTTTTCCAAATCAATCTAACTATAATATTCCATTTGCTCATGGAATGGGGCTCATTACCGACCAACTATATGAG TCAATCAAAGAAAATTGCCAAGGAGATTATACGAATACCAATTCAACTAGTTTACATTGTCAACGAGATCTTCAAACTTATCAGCAG TTGATTGAGagtataaataacaaacatatTTTGGAGCCTATTTGTTTGTCTGGTTCTGATTCTACAATGGCATCTCTAATTATGTTGCCTGGACAAAAGTCTCTTTATCATGACTTGTACACAAAACTGAAGACTGATCCATTTTTGGTTTCTGGATTGCAATGTCGA GATGAATGGAGCAAACTTTCTGAGTATTGGGCCAACGATTATCATGTTCAAATGGCCCTTCATGTTCGACAG GGGACTAAAGAAAAGTGGCAACTTTGCGATGAAAGTTTACCATACAACTCGATAATCTATAACACCATACCATATCATGTGAACCTTAGCAAAAAAGGGTATAGATCTCTTATCTACAG TGGCGATCATGAAATGATCTACCCACATCTTTCAACTGAAGCGTGGATAAAATCGCTAAATTATTCCATTATTGATGATTGGAGGTCATGGATGGTTGAAGGTCAAGTTGCAGG GTATACCATGGCATTTGCTAATAAGATGACATTCGTGACTGTCAAG GGAGGAGGTCATGTTGCACCTGACTATCGTCCTTTTGAATCTCAAGTTATGTTCGAGCGATGGATATCTTAtgaaaatctttaa
- the LOC115996885 gene encoding serine carboxypeptidase-like 18: protein MSKIRLVFFVVVVLLSSHNHAVEAARGLPVEFLPGFDGPLPFQLQTGYNIGVGQNEEIQLFYYFIKSDSNPQEDPLILWITGGMSCSVLDAIFQQIGPLFIEPVEYNGSLPRLLPFPYSWTKVASFIFLDFPAGVGFSYATTAESLQSNDLLVSSNAYEFLQKWLIDHPEFLSNPFYVGGHSSAGIKVPIVAEMISNGIESGIKPLIQLQGYILGSPRAFETQENYMVPYAYGMGLITDQLYESLKENCKGDYINVDPTNLQCQQDLRIFNKPACLSSSDTTMSSHIMLPGQKSLYHDLYTKLKIDPFLVSGFQCRDEWTNLIAYWVNDYDVQMALHVRQGTNEKWQQCTQSLPYITNVDNTIAYHLNLRGGDHELVCPYLSSEAWIKSLNYSIIDNWRSWMVEGQVAGYTMTYANKMTFATVKGGGHVAPDYRPFESQVMFERWIFYENL from the exons atgtcaaAGATCCGGCTCGTCTTCTTTGTGGTTGTGGTGTTGTTGAGCAGCCATAACCATGCAGTTGAAGCAGCTCGTGGATTGCCTGTAGAGTTTCTCCCAGGCTTTGATGGCCCTCTTCCCTTTCAACTCCAAACTGG CTACAACATTGGAGTTGGACAAAATGAAGAAATAcaacttttttattatttcataaaGTCTGATTCAAATCCCCAAGAAGACCCTCTCATTCTTTGGATTACTGGAGGCATGTCTTGCTCAGTCTTGGATGCAATCTTTCAACAAATTg GTCCATTGTTTATAGAACCAGTGGAGTATAATGGGAGTTTGCCCAGGCTGCTACCATTTCCCTATTCATGGACAAAG GTTGCTAGCTTTATCTTCTTGGATTTTCCGGCTGGAGTTGGATTTTcgtatgctacaactgcagagAGTCTTCAAAGCAATGATTTGTTGGTGTCTAGCAATGCATATGAATTTCTTCAAAAG TGGCTAATTGATCATCCGGAGTTCCTCTCAAATCCTTTTTATGTTGGCGGCCACTCATCTGCTGGCATTAAAGTTCCAATTGTTGCTGAAATGATATCTAATG GAATTGAGAGCGGAATTAAGCCATTGATTCAACTTCAG GGGTACATACTTGGTAGTCCAAGAGCTTTTGAAACTCAAGAAAACTATATGGTTCCATATGCTTATGGAATGGGACTCATTACCGATCAACTATATGAG tcgttgaaagaaaattgcaaaggaGATTATATCAACGTCGATCCGACTAATTTACAATGTCAACAAGATCTTCGAATTTTTAATAAG CCTGCTTGTCTGTCTAGTTCTGATACGACAATGTCTTCTCACATTATGTTGCCTGGACAAAAGTCTCTTTATCATGACTTGTACACAAAACTCAAGATTGATCCATTTTTAGTTTCTGGATTTCAATGTCGA GATGAATGGACCAACCTAATTGCATATTGGGTCAATGATTATGATGTTCAAATGGCCCTTCATGTTAGACAg GGGACAAATGAAAAATGGCAACAGTGCACTCAAAGTTTGCCGTACATAACAAATGTGGATAACACCATAGCATATCATTTGAATCTTAGAGG TGGTGATCACGAATTGGTCTGTCCATATCTTTCAAGTGAAGCATGGATAAAGTCGCTAAATTATTCCATTATTGATAATTGGAGATCATGGATGGTTGAAGGTCAAGTTGCTGG GTACACAATGACATATGCTAATAAGATGACATTCGCTACTGTCAAG GGAGGAGGTCATGTTGCACCCGATTATCGCCCTTTTGAATCTCAAGTTATGTTTGAGCGATGGATATTTTAtgaaaatctttaa
- the LOC115996724 gene encoding serine carboxypeptidase-like 12: MQSDYCRFWGVVIVFLVVLLNLQSCDKYAVEAARGLPVKFLPGFDGPLPFQLQTGYIGVGQNEEIQLFYYFVKSDSNPQEDPLILWITGGKTCSALRTFFQQIGPLLVEPVEYNGSLPRLRPFPYSWTKAASIIFLDSPAGTGFSYATKSVQNSDLSAASNAYEFLQKWLIDHPEFLSNPFYVAGHSYAGLIVPIITEMISNGIESGVKPLIQLQGYILGSPGTFETQDNYRVPFAHGMGLITDQLYESLKENCKGDYTNTNLTSLHCQRDLQTFNQLTESINKKHILEPICLSDSDSTMSSLIKLPIQKPLYHDLYTKLKIDPFFLSGLQCRDEWSELTPYWANDYHVQMALHVRQGTKEKWELCSNSVPYTSSIDNVIPYHMNLSKKGYRSLIYSGDHEMLSTCLSNEAWIKSLNYSIIDDWRSWMVKGQVAGYTTTYANKMTFVTVKGGGHAPPDYRPFESQVMFERWISYENL; this comes from the exons atgcagagcGATTATTGCAGGTTTTGGGGGGTGGTGATCGTCTTCCTTGTGGTGTTGTTGAACCTGCAGAGCTGCGATAAATATGCAGTAGAAGCCGCACGTGGTTTGCCTGTCAAGTTTCTTCCGGGCTTTGATGGACCTCTTCCTTTTCAACTCCAAACTGG ATACATTGGAGTTGGACAAAATGAAGAAATACAACTTTTCTATTATTTCGTAAAGTCGGATTCAAATCCCCAAGAAGACCCTCTCATTCTTTGGATTACTGGAGGCAAAACATGCTCCGCATTGCGTACATTCTTTCAACAAATTG GGCCATTGCTTGTAGAACCAGTGGAGTATAATGGGAGTTTGCCCAGGCTGCGACCATTTCCCTATTCATGGACAAAG GCTGCTAGCATTATTTTCTTGGATTCGCCGGCTGGAACTGGATTTTCATATGCTACAAAGAGTGTTCAAAATAGTGATTTGTCTGCAGCTAGCAATGCATATGAATTTCTTCAAAAG TGGCTAATTGATCATCCGGAATTCCTCTCAAATCCTTTTTATGTTGCCGGTCACTCATATGCAGGCCTTATAGTTCCAATAATTACTGAAATGATATCAAATG GAATTGAAAGCGGAGTTAAGCCATTGATTCAACTTCAG GGATACATACTTGGTAGTCCAGGAACATTTGAAACTCAAGATAACTATAGAGTTCCATTTGCTCATGGAATGGGACTCATTACCGATCAACTATATGAG TCACTCAAAGAGAATTGCAAAGGAGATTATACGAATACCAATTTGACTAGTTTGCATTGTCAACGAGATCTTCAAACTTTTAATCAG CTGACCGAGAGTATAAATAAGAAACATATTTTGGAGCCtatttgtttgtctgattctgATTCTACAATGTCATCTCTCATTAAGTTGCCGATACAAAAGCCTCTTTATCATGACTTGTACACAAAACTGAAGATTGatccattttttctttctgGATTGCAATGTCGA GATGAATGGAGCGAACTTACCCCGTATTGGGCCAATGATTATCATGTTCAAATGGCCCTTCATGTTCGACAG GGGACTAAGGAAAAATGGGAACTTTGCAGTAACAGTGTACCATACACATCGTCAATCGATAACGTCATACCATATCATATGAACCTTAGCAAAAAAGGGTATAGATCTCTTATCTACAG TGGTGATCACGAAATGTTGAGCACATGTCTTTCAAATGAAGCGTGGATAAAATCGCTAAATTATTCCATTATTGATGACTGGAGGTCATGGATGGTTAAAGGTCAAGTTGCAGG